GAGCCAGCAGGGGGTACTATGACATCATCACCTGGTTCCCAATCGGCTGGTGTGGCCACTGCAAATTCATCAGCTATTTGCATGGCAATCAAGGCTCTGTAAATTTCTTCAAAGTTGCGACCCAGACTAAGAGGATAGTATATGATTGCTCTGACTGTTGCCTTTGGGTCAATGTAGAAGACCGCCCTAACGGCTTGGGTTTCACTTTCGCCAGGTTGGATCATGCCATATTTTTTGGCCACATTCATGGTAATATCCTCAATAAGAGGAAATTTTACCTCGATGTTCTTCATATCCCTGAACTGAATTTTGTCCTTGATGGTGCGCAACCAGGCGATATGGCTGTATAGCCCATCAACGGATAGTCCGACTAATTTACAATTGACCTTGGCAAATTTTTCTTCGAGTTTGGCAAAGGTCATGAATTCTGAAGTACACACTGGGGTGAAATCTGCCGGGTGACTAAAGAGAATCACCCACTTTCCTTTATAGTCGTTGGGAAAATGAATATCGCCTTGCGTGGTTTTGGCCCAAAATTCTGGGGCTTTGTCTCCAATTCGGGGCATAGGTGTTATCTGTTCGCGATTATCTAATGGAGTTTCCATAATACTATTTTTTAAAAATTTTGCAGTATGTCTTTGTTTTAATGATAAAATTAGATATGCCTGCGGACCGCCGAAATGATTTGAATCAGGAGGATTATTTTTGGTGCAAATCCTTCGGGTCTTTTTACTCAAATCATGAGGTTTGTAGTGTATCTGCCGTTTCCAGTGCCTTTTTGGCGGCTTCATAGCCCAGATTGAAGATGGCATCTACATCTTTGGTAGTAAAAGTACCATACTTACCCAGGCCTTTTGGGCAGATTATCAAATCACAGTCATCGAACTTTGATAGCGATTCTTTGGCAGCCTTTATTTTGAAAGTTCGCTCCAGTACCGAGTAGAAATGTTTCAAGTCTTCAATCTGCACTTTTTCA
This portion of the Flagellimonas lutaonensis genome encodes:
- a CDS encoding peroxiredoxin — translated: METPLDNREQITPMPRIGDKAPEFWAKTTQGDIHFPNDYKGKWVILFSHPADFTPVCTSEFMTFAKLEEKFAKVNCKLVGLSVDGLYSHIAWLRTIKDKIQFRDMKNIEVKFPLIEDITMNVAKKYGMIQPGESETQAVRAVFYIDPKATVRAIIYYPLSLGRNFEEIYRALIAMQIADEFAVATPADWEPGDDVIVPPAGSCGIAEERMKIKDNEMECTDWFFCTQKLDKNEVLEAVLQD